A part of Candidatus Binatia bacterium genomic DNA contains:
- a CDS encoding CDP-alcohol phosphatidyltransferase family protein, translating to MLGRAASRNGGVRGSRPLLVLPHLISLLRPAIGIAVLTIFGDVTKSTAVPVLVAAACASDWLDGRIARRLGLETATGRILDNLCDFAFLLCMFAFFARVGLWSPPVWGRLVRQWAGANRLPAYALLTSFGIYFVRLMADLARGREPRRTSRGHAAGIANYGLVLAGAAQMLPGVDLGPWLLEAAMVVVAIMNFAAVGENILLLAD from the coding sequence ATGCTGGGACGCGCAGCTTCGCGCAACGGCGGTGTGAGAGGATCGCGTCCCCTCCTCGTTCTTCCGCACCTGATCAGCCTGCTGCGGCCTGCGATCGGTATCGCCGTTCTGACCATTTTCGGTGATGTGACAAAATCCACAGCCGTCCCCGTCCTCGTCGCGGCGGCGTGCGCAAGCGACTGGCTCGACGGGCGGATCGCGCGAAGGCTCGGTCTCGAGACTGCGACGGGCCGCATTCTCGACAACCTCTGCGACTTTGCGTTCCTGCTGTGCATGTTCGCGTTCTTTGCGCGCGTGGGGCTGTGGAGCCCGCCGGTGTGGGGGCGCCTGGTGCGCCAGTGGGCGGGTGCGAACCGGCTGCCGGCGTACGCGCTCCTCACGTCGTTCGGGATTTATTTCGTTCGCCTCATGGCGGACCTCGCGCGGGGCCGGGAGCCGCGCCGCACCTCCCGGGGACACGCGGCGGGCATCGCGAACTACGGGCTGGTGCTGGCCGGCGCGGCCCAGATGCTGCCCGGCGTCGATCTCGGGCCCTGGCTTCTCGAGGCCGCGATGGTGGTCGTGGCGATCATGAATTTCGCGGCGGTGGGCGAAAACATCCTTTTGCTGGCCGATTGA
- a CDS encoding exonuclease domain-containing protein → MRTTLHRLLAGRGGTATAAEMLDVVFDGRGRDSAFGRHFLAALLADDPRFQEDDGLWRLVEEHVLDAALASAPFVVVDLETTGHRPDDGGVTEIGAIRLEGLREVGRFETLVHPGRPIPSFVTKLTGISDAMVAGAPPLSDVIGRFADFADGAVLVAHNAAFDARLLDRACRKWLSRPLGLPAVCTVKLAQRLMPEQKRTSLEALSEHFGFASGTRHRAMADAERTVDLLARFVPMLQERGASRVQHLIEAQEDPVTPRRLEIRVRQADLEDLPEAPGVYRLVGREEEPLLVGRAANLRERVLQYFLDIDHMSDRQLGMVAKTWEVSFTRCGSALEAALLEAAEVHRLEPAYNRGDRHLPRSSFVKVTVRSPFARVFVAGRVANDGALYVGPLRGRAFADDAAELVAAAFRLRTCPGPLRPDPAFQPCPLGPSGRCSSPCNASVAVAQYNEQIRALDRCLRSRFGPRELMAAAGVVSGTPDYGRFQAAARRLERLAQRSHWLVNALHYLAVAPGADGGLFVAAVIAGRCVGMWNVSSEAAVDVLVGDVRRFWAGQMPARDELPAADASTILAVWLQEADPGGSETLIPLEEGDEASLGAGRDRLLARLDDPGAVASTSRPAPVPSR, encoded by the coding sequence TTGAGAACCACGCTTCACAGGCTCCTGGCTGGCCGCGGCGGCACGGCGACGGCCGCCGAGATGCTCGACGTCGTCTTCGACGGACGCGGGCGCGACTCCGCGTTCGGTCGCCATTTCCTCGCCGCGCTTCTCGCCGACGACCCGCGCTTCCAGGAAGACGACGGCCTGTGGCGCCTGGTCGAGGAGCACGTGCTCGATGCGGCGCTGGCATCGGCGCCGTTCGTCGTCGTCGACCTCGAAACCACCGGTCATCGCCCTGACGACGGCGGCGTCACCGAGATCGGTGCGATCCGCCTCGAGGGTCTTCGCGAAGTCGGGCGCTTCGAGACGCTGGTGCATCCGGGCCGTCCCATCCCGAGCTTCGTCACCAAGCTGACGGGAATCTCCGACGCGATGGTCGCCGGCGCACCGCCGCTTTCCGACGTGATCGGTCGCTTCGCGGATTTCGCCGACGGCGCCGTGCTGGTCGCGCACAATGCCGCATTCGACGCGCGTCTTCTCGATCGCGCGTGCCGCAAGTGGCTTTCGCGTCCGCTCGGGCTTCCGGCAGTGTGCACCGTCAAGCTCGCGCAGAGGCTGATGCCCGAGCAGAAGCGCACGTCGCTCGAAGCGCTGTCCGAGCATTTCGGATTCGCGTCGGGGACACGGCACCGCGCGATGGCCGATGCCGAGCGCACGGTCGACCTTCTCGCGCGTTTCGTCCCGATGCTGCAGGAGCGCGGCGCTTCGCGCGTGCAGCACCTGATCGAGGCGCAGGAAGATCCGGTGACGCCGCGCCGCCTCGAGATCCGCGTGCGCCAGGCCGATCTCGAGGATCTTCCCGAAGCGCCCGGCGTCTACCGGCTCGTCGGCCGCGAGGAAGAGCCGCTGCTGGTGGGGCGCGCGGCCAACCTTCGCGAACGGGTGCTGCAGTACTTCCTCGACATCGATCACATGAGCGATCGCCAGCTCGGCATGGTCGCCAAGACCTGGGAAGTTTCGTTCACGCGCTGCGGCTCCGCGCTCGAGGCCGCACTGCTCGAAGCTGCCGAAGTGCACCGCCTCGAGCCCGCGTACAATCGCGGTGATCGCCATCTTCCGCGCAGCTCGTTCGTCAAGGTCACGGTGCGCTCGCCGTTCGCGCGCGTGTTCGTCGCCGGCCGCGTCGCGAACGACGGAGCGTTGTACGTGGGCCCCCTTCGCGGGCGCGCGTTCGCCGACGATGCGGCCGAGCTGGTCGCTGCCGCGTTCCGCCTTCGCACCTGCCCGGGCCCGCTTCGTCCCGATCCTGCTTTCCAGCCGTGCCCGCTCGGACCCTCGGGCCGGTGCTCGAGCCCGTGCAACGCGAGCGTCGCGGTCGCGCAGTACAACGAGCAGATCCGCGCGCTCGACCGCTGCCTGCGAAGCCGCTTCGGGCCGCGCGAGCTGATGGCCGCTGCCGGCGTCGTTTCCGGCACTCCCGATTACGGCCGCTTCCAGGCAGCTGCGCGGCGCCTCGAAAGGCTCGCGCAGCGCTCGCACTGGCTCGTCAACGCCTTGCACTACCTCGCAGTCGCGCCCGGCGCCGACGGTGGGCTCTTCGTCGCGGCAGTGATCGCCGGGCGTTGTGTCGGAATGTGGAACGTCTCGAGCGAGGCTGCAGTCGATGTTCTCGTTGGCGACGTGCGGCGGTTCTGGGCGGGCCAGATGCCGGCGCGAGACGAATTGCCGGCGGCCGATGCGAGCACCATCCTCGCGGTCTGGCTGCAGGAGGCCGACCCGGGCGGATCCGAAACGCTCATTCCTCTCGAGGAAGGCGACGAAGCGAGCCTTGGCGCCGGCCGCGACCGCCTGCTCGCAAGACTTGATGACCCCGGCGCGGTCGCATCGACTTCCAGGCCCGCCCCCGTACCCTCGCGATAA